One region of Candidatus Eisenbacteria bacterium genomic DNA includes:
- the tgt gene encoding tRNA guanosine(34) transglycosylase Tgt codes for LANTYHLYLRPGLETVRRMGGLHRFMGWNGAILTDSGGFQVLSLAELRKVADQGVEFRSHLDGSRHLLTPEDAIRIQDGLGTDVAMSLDELVDLETEPADVKRAVDRTLDWARRGLVERERLKQEGSGTMALFGINQGGVHAAERRRCFEGLAAMPFDGYALGGLWVGESKTLSMEMVEHDCRIFPENQPRYLMGVGHPVDVLEAVARGVDMFDCVLPTRNARRGTVFTSTGRLVVKNAAYANDPRPLDPDCDCYTCRRFSRAYLRHLFTAGETLAMRLASIHAVTQMVQLARRAREAVLKGGFAEFRRAFMSRFESGETLVAPA; via the coding sequence TGCTCGCCAACACCTATCACCTGTACTTGAGACCGGGCCTCGAGACCGTGCGTCGAATGGGAGGGCTGCACCGTTTCATGGGGTGGAATGGAGCGATCCTGACCGACAGCGGAGGCTTTCAGGTGCTGAGCCTGGCCGAGCTGCGCAAGGTCGCGGATCAGGGCGTGGAGTTTCGTTCACATCTCGACGGGAGCCGACACCTGCTGACGCCCGAAGACGCGATTCGCATCCAGGACGGGCTCGGAACCGACGTGGCCATGTCGCTCGACGAGCTCGTGGATCTGGAAACCGAGCCGGCGGACGTGAAGCGCGCGGTCGACCGGACGCTCGACTGGGCGCGTCGCGGCCTCGTCGAGCGCGAGCGGCTGAAGCAGGAAGGCTCGGGCACGATGGCGCTGTTCGGGATCAACCAGGGCGGGGTGCACGCCGCCGAGCGGCGGCGCTGCTTCGAAGGCCTGGCCGCCATGCCGTTCGATGGCTATGCCCTCGGGGGCCTGTGGGTCGGTGAGAGCAAGACGTTGTCGATGGAGATGGTGGAGCACGACTGCCGGATCTTTCCCGAGAACCAGCCCCGCTATCTGATGGGGGTGGGCCATCCGGTGGATGTCCTCGAAGCGGTCGCACGCGGAGTGGACATGTTCGACTGCGTTCTGCCCACCCGCAACGCGCGGCGCGGAACGGTGTTCACGTCCACCGGGCGCCTGGTGGTGAAGAACGCCGCTTACGCCAACGATCCGCGGCCGCTCGATCCCGATTGTGACTGCTACACCTGCCGGCGCTTCAGCCGGGCATACCTGCGGCATCTGTTCACGGCGGGCGAAACCCTGGCCATGCGGCTGGCTTCGATCCACGCGGTCACGCAGATGGTGCAGCTCGCGCGGCGCGCGCGTGAGGCCGTCCTGAAGGGCGGCTTCGCCGAGTTCCGCCGGGCGTTCATGAGCCGTTTCGAGAGCGGAGAGACCCTGGTCGCACCGGCGTAG